From the genome of Streptococcus oralis:
GTAAATGACATCACGGGTCTTATGGGTGATGAGAAAATGGCGGATGTGGTTGCTAAGGCTGGTGCGAAAGTAGTCATCATGTTTAATCCAGTCATGGCTCGACCTCAGCACCCTAGTTCGCTCATATTTCCTCATTTTGGTTTTGGGCAAGCTTTTACAGAGGAAGAGTTAGCTGACTTTGAAAAAATGCCAATTGAAGACTTGATGGAGGCTTTCTTTGAACGAGCACTAGCGAGAGCCAATCAAGCTGGGATAGCAAGAGAAAACATTTTGCTGGATCCGGGAATTGGTTTTGGTCTCACCAAGAAGGAAAATCTACTTCTTCTACGGGACCTTGATAAATTGCATCAGCAGGGCTATCCAATCTTTCTTGGTGTTTCGCGCAAGCGGTTTGTTATCAATATCCTTGAGGAGAATGGCTTTGAAGTCAATCCTGAGACGGAAGTCGGTTTCCGAAATCGGGACACCGCTTCGGCTCATGTAACGACTATCGCTTCGAGACAGGGTGTGGAAGTGGTGCGCGTGCATGATGTTGCCAGTCACAGGATGGCAGTTGAAATTGCGTCAGCCATTCGTTTGGCAGATGATGCAGAAAATCTAGATTTAAAACAATATAAGTAATATGAACGAAATTGAAAACAATCAGTGGATTGCCCACTACCGGACGGACCAACCACATTTTGGTTTGGAACGAATGGTGGAACTCCTAGCTCTGCGGGGCAATCCCCATCTCAAACTTAAGGTCATCCATATTGGAGGGACCAATGGCAAGGGGTCTACCATTGCTTTTTTGAAAAAGATGCTGGAAAACCTAGGGCTGAGAGTTGGGGTGTTCAACTCGCCCTATCTCATTCATTATACGGATCAGATTAGTATTAATGGGGAATCCATTCCCGAGGCTAGGCTAGAAGCCCTCATGGCAGACTATCAGTCTTTGCTTGAGGGGGAATCTGCTGACAATTTGCAGGGAACAACCGAGTTTGAGATTATCACAGCTCTAGCTTATGATTACTTTGCCTCAGAACAAGTAGATGTGGCTATCATGGAAGTCGGCATGGGTGGTCTTTTGGATAGTACTAATGTTTGCCAGCCCGTCCTGACAGGAATTACGACTATTGGCTTGGACCATGTAGCTCTACTTGGTGATACTATAGAGGCCATAGCAGAACAGAAGGCTGGTATTATCAAACGAGGCATTCCTTTGGTGACAGGTCGCATTGCTCCAGAAGCCTTGGCTGCTATTGACCGCATTGCGGAAGGGAAAGATGCGCCGAGAATTGCCTATGGGACAGACTATCAGGTTGGTCACCAAGAAAGTGTGGTGACGGGCGAGGTTTTTGACTATACAAGTCCTGTCAGACAAGATCGCTTTCAAACAGGCCTGCTTGGTTTGCACCAGATAGAAAATGCGGGGATGGCGCTTGCTCTCCTAGACACTTATTGTCAGGAGACTGGGCGAGAATTAGCAAGTAATGACTTGGTTGCTCAAGCTTTGAAAGAGACCAGATGGCCAGGGCGTTTGGAGGTCGTGTCTAAAAAACCCTTGATGATTTTGGATGGGGCACATAATCCCCATGCCATAAAGGCTTTATTAGCAACCTTGCAAGAACGCTTTGCGGATTATCATAAGGAAATCCTCTTTACCTGCATCAAAACCAAGGCCTTGGAGGATATGCTGGATTTGCTAGGGGGAATGCCAGATACTGAGCTTACCCTTACACATTTTGATGATAGTCGGGCGACGGATGAAAGCGTGCTGAAAGAGACAGCCAAGTCTAGAAATCTCAATTACCAAAGTTGGCAGGATTTTCTAGAGCAGAAATTGACAGATAAAAATGAAGAGAAACAAACAGTTAGGATTGTCACAGGTTCCTTGTATTTCTTGAGCCAAGTGAGAGCCTATCTGATGGAGAGGAAGAACGAGAATGGATACACAAAAGATTGAAACGGCTGTAAAAATGATTATTGAGGCTGTTGGTGAGGACGCTAACCGCGAGGGCTTGCAGGAAACACCTGCTCGTGTAGCTCGTATGTACCAAGAGATTTTTTCAGGTCTTGGCCAAACTGCTGAGGAACACCTGTCAAAATCCTTTGAGATTATCGACGATAATATGGTTGTAGAAAAGGATATCTTTTTCCACACTATGTGTGAGCACCACTTTTTGCCCTTTTATGGGAGAGCGCACATTGCCTACATTCCAGATGGTCGGGTGGCAGGCTTGTCTAAGCTAGCCCGTACGGTTGAAGTTTATTCTAAAAAACCACAAATTCAAGAGCGTTTGAATATTGAGGTGGCCGATGCCTTGATGGACTATCTGGGTGCTAAAGGAGCCTTTGTTGTCATTGAGGCGGAACATATGTGTATGAGCATGCGTGGTGTCAGAAAGCCAGGCACGGCAACCTTGACGACAGTAGCGCGAGGTGTATTTGAAACAGATAAGGACCTCCGAGACCAAGCTTATCGTTTAATGGGACTATAATACCCTTCGAAAATCAAATTCAAACCACGTCAGCTTCACCTTGCCGTAGGTGCGGTTACTGACTTCGTCAGTTCTATCCACAACCTCAAAACAGTGTTTTTAGCTGACTTCGTCAGTTTTATCTACAACCTCAAAGCAGTGCTTTGAGCAACCTGCGGCTAGCTTCCTAGTTTGCACTTTGATTTTCATTGAGTATAAAAAGAATCCGCTTCATGCGGATTTTTCTAGAAAGGACTAATTATGGATCAACTGCAGATTAAAGATTTGGAAATTTTTGCCTATCATGGTCTTTTCCCTAGTGAGAAGGAATTGGGGCAGAAGTTTGTTATTTCCGCAAGCTTATCTTATGATATGACCAAGGCGGCTACAGAATTGGATTTGACAGCTTCTGTCCATTACGGAGAACTGTGTCAGCAGTGGACGACTTGGTTTCAGGAAAGCACTGAGGATTTGATTGAAACGGTAGCCTACAAACTAGTTGAACGTACCTTTGAGACTTATCCTCTTGTCCAAGAGATTGAGTTGGAACTAAAAAAACCATGGGCTCCAGTGCATTTACCACTAGATACCTGCTCGGTAACCATCCACCGTCGCAAGCAACGTGCCTTTATCGCCCTAGGAAGCAATATGGGCGATAAGGAAGCCAACTTGGAACAAGCTATCGACAAACTGCGAGCTCACGGCATCCATATTCTCAAAGAATCCAGTGTTTTGACGACGGAGCCTTGGGGCGGTGTGGAGCAAGATAATTTTGCCAATCAGGTGATTGAAGTAGAAACCTGGCTACCAGCACCAGTCTTGTTAGAGACCTTGTTAAGCATTGAGGCAGAGATGGGACGGGTTCGAGAAGTGCATTGGGGACCACGTTTGATTGATTTGGACTTGCTCTTTGTGGAGGACCAAGTCATTTATACAGACGAGCTCATCTTGCCTCATCCTTATATAGCAGAACGCCTCTTTGTTCTTGAGCCATTAGTGGAAATAGCTCCCCATTTTATCCATCCAATCCTAAAGCAACCAATTCGTTACTTGGTTGACCAGTTGGAGCAAGGAAATGCCTAAGCTTTCCGAGACCTATAGCAAGTGGAAGAGTATCGGGGAGGGACTACTTGCTATTGTTTTAGGGCTTCTCTTGATTCGTTTTGGACAAGTTATTCCGCGAATGGGGTACCAGTTGCTGATGGGCTACTTTTCCTTATCAGCAGTTTGGCACTTGTTGACTCGCTGGTTTCAGGATAAAAAACGTCGGGAAAATATCTTTGTAACCTTGGGCAAGCTGGTGGTTGCGGTTCTCGTGTTTGACTCTATCATCTTGCAAGACCTTGCCCTCTATCTCCTGGTTTTTATCATTGCGAGCTACCAGCTGTTTACGGGCATCATTAGTCTTGTCACCTGGTCTCTCTATCGAAAAAATGCCATTCATCCTCGGCTCCATCATCTCTTCGATGCTGTATGGATGATAGGATTCGGGCTTTATAGCATCTCTCCTTTTCACGATGCAGCGAATTTTGAATTGCTCTTGCTTGGATTTTACTTGCTCATGCTAGGAGCTAGTAGCCTCCGGGACGGTTTCTTTTTTGAAAGGATAGAAAACAATCCCAAGCTGAAACGACGAATGCGAATGACTCTGCCGATCTTTGTGACGGCTCTGATTCCTATCAGCACCTTGCGAAAACTAAATGAGTGGCTGGCAAATCATGAAAGTCAAGAAGGGGAAGTTCATTCAGAAAGAAAAAACGACCAGACGGTTGATTTGGAAATTTTTGTCCATACCTCAGAAACCTCTTTCTTCCTTGCTATGGGACATGTGGATATTTGTTATCAAGGGACAGTTATTTCCTATGGTTCCTATGATCCCCACTCGGAGCGTTTATTCGGTATGGTTGGAGACGGTGTTTTGTTTAAGGCCAATCGGGAAAAATACATCGAACTCTGCAAGAGGGAAAGTCAGAAGACCTTGTTTGCTTATGGTCTGAGTTTAACGGACCAACAGAAAACAGCTATCCAAGCTCGCCTAGCAGAGATAGAAGACCTGTTAATTCCTTGGGAACCAAGTTCGCAGTTGATGAAAAGAAGAGAGGGAGAGGTCAAGCATACCTACTCCTACCAACTAAAAGAGGAAGCAGATGCGACCCTCTATAAATTCAGCTCATCTGAGTTTAAGACCTACTTTGTTCTCAGTACCAATTGTGTTTTGCTGGCAGACTCTATTGTCGGAAAAGCTGGGACTGATATATTGAGTCCCCAAGGTTTCATTGTGCCAGGGACTTATCAGGATTATCTTGACTTAGAGTATACAAAACCAAACGGTCTAGTTGTTAGTCGCTCCATTTATTAGAAAAAGAAAACTCTAGTTCCTCAGCAGTTTACGCCAAGAAGCTAGAGTTTTTAAAATAGGTCATTTTCTTCTGGGAGGAGGATGGTTTCTCTGCCGTCTAGGTCTAAAACAAGGACCCTAGGCGGGTAAAGCGGGTCGAAAGGATGATTGAAATCAAAATCAATACTAGTCGGAAGGTGCTGACTAGAAAAATGGAAGGTGATGGTTCCCTTATTGTTGAGCAGTTGAAACTCAAGTTCTTCTTCTAGTTCAAAGACATTTTTCAGGAAATGATCGATAATATACCATAAAGAGTCAATGACATCATCAGGCAAGCTGGTCACGACACCAAAACTAGCGGAACGTCTCTGTGTATTTGTAAAAGCCATGTTTTCCTCCCCCTTTTATTTTCCTTATCATACAGCAAAATGTCTTAAAAATCAAGAAATCCTACTTGCTTTTTCAAAATGGGAATAAACTGTGAAATTTTTTCAAAGTTTCTCTAAAAAATACTTGAAAGTGTTTACAATAAGTGATAAAATGGAGTAAGTAGATGCGTGAAAGCGAAATTTTCATTATAGAAAGGAAACGGAATGAACACAGATGATACAGTAACGATTTATGACGTCGCCCGTGAAGCAGGAGTTTCAATGGCAACAGTTAGCCGTGTCGTTAATGGCAACAAGAATGTTAAAGAGAACACTCGAAAAAAAGTCCTAGAAGTGATTGATCGCTTGGACTATCGTCCAAATGCGGTAGCACGTGGTTTGGCAAGCAAGAAAACAACGACAGTCGGAGTTGTGATTCCGAACATTACCAATGGTTATTTCTCAACGCTTGCTAAGGGGATTGACGACATTGCTGAAATGTACAAGTATAACATTGTCCTAGCAAATAGTGATGAGGATGATGAAAAGGAAGTTTCAGTAGTTAACACTCTCTTTTCAAAACAAGTCGATGGGATTATCTTTATGGGCTATCACTTGACTGAAAAGATTCGTTCAGAGTTTTCTCGTTCACGGACACCGGTTGTTCTTGCTGGTACTGTGGATGTAGAACACCAACTTCCAAGTGTAAATATCGACTACAAACAAGCAACGATTGATGCCGTGAGCTATCTTCTCAAAGAAAACGAAAAGATTGCTTTTGTGAGTGGACCACTCGTCGATGATATCAATGGCAAGGTTCGTTTGATTGGTTACAAGGAAGCCTTGAAAAAAGCTGGACATTCTTATAGTGAGGGATTGGTCTTTGAATCAAAATACAGCTATGATGATGGTTATGCCTTGGCAGAACGCTTGATTTCATCACAAGCTACAGCCGCAGTTGTAACAGGTGATGAATTGGCAGCAGGTGTGTTGAATGGTTTGGCTGACCATGGCGTATCTGTGCCGGAAGAGTTTGAAATCATTACGACAGATGACTCTCAGATTGCACGATTCACTCGTCCAAACTTGACTACTATTGCCCAACCTCTTTATGATCTAGGTGCTATCAGCATGCGTATGTTGACTAAGATTATGCATAAGGAAGAGTTGGAAGAACGTGAAGTTCTCTTACCTCATGGTTTGACAGAACGTCGCTCTACACGAAAACGTAAATAGAAAAAATCAGGGAATCGCGAAGATTTCCTGATTTTGCGTTCTAGAGAAGAGGTTTATCCTTCCATATAGTCTTTCAAAGCCTGTCCTTTTAGTCCAGCATTAAGGGCAATTAATAATTTGAGGCGCGCTTTTTGAGCGTTGAGTTCTTTGACAAAGAAAACACCAGCTCGTTGCAACTGCACTCCTCCACCTTGGTAGGCGTAGACAGGTTCAGCAATACCATTAAAACAACGTGAGACCAAGGCGACTGGGATTCCTTTTTGGAGGAGATTTTCCAGCTTTTGAGCTGTTTCTTTGGGAACATTGCCTGCTCCGAAGGCCTGAATAACTAAGCCATCCAGCTGTTCCAAGTCTAACATATCAATCAGCTCATCTGTCATACCTGCATAGGCTGAGATGATGGGAACCAGACCTTGAATATGTTCGAGATCAAACCGGACACGAGGTTCAGCTGTTTTGAAGTAGAGGATTTCTTGCTTCATGATGAGGCCAAGTGGTCCATGTGTTGGGGTTTGAAAGGTGCTGACGTTGGTCGTATGAGTTTTGGTAACATACTTGGCTGCGTGGATCTCATCGTTCATGACGACCAAAACGCCCTTGTCGGCTGCTTTGTCATCGCTGGCAACTCGCAAAGCGCTCAGATAGTTATATACACCGTCGCTACCAAGTTCGTTTGAACTGCGCATGGCCCCTGTTAGAACGATGGGGATGGGCGGAATTTTCATGGTATCAAGGAAGTAGGCTGTTTCTTCTAAGGTATCTGTACCATGTGTGATGACAACTCCATCATAGTTATCAGCTTCCTCTTTAATCTTATGATAG
Proteins encoded in this window:
- the folP gene encoding dihydropteroate synthase, which encodes MVKNLEGVTDMSSKANHAKTAICGIINVTPDSFSDGGQFFALEQALQQARKLIAEGASMLDIGGESTRPGSSYVEIEEEIQRVVPVIKAIREESDVLISIDTWKSQVAEAALEAGANLVNDITGLMGDEKMADVVAKAGAKVVIMFNPVMARPQHPSSLIFPHFGFGQAFTEEELADFEKMPIEDLMEAFFERALARANQAGIARENILLDPGIGFGLTKKENLLLLRDLDKLHQQGYPIFLGVSRKRFVINILEENGFEVNPETEVGFRNRDTASAHVTTIASRQGVEVVRVHDVASHRMAVEIASAIRLADDAENLDLKQYK
- a CDS encoding bifunctional folylpolyglutamate synthase/dihydrofolate synthase — translated: MNEIENNQWIAHYRTDQPHFGLERMVELLALRGNPHLKLKVIHIGGTNGKGSTIAFLKKMLENLGLRVGVFNSPYLIHYTDQISINGESIPEARLEALMADYQSLLEGESADNLQGTTEFEIITALAYDYFASEQVDVAIMEVGMGGLLDSTNVCQPVLTGITTIGLDHVALLGDTIEAIAEQKAGIIKRGIPLVTGRIAPEALAAIDRIAEGKDAPRIAYGTDYQVGHQESVVTGEVFDYTSPVRQDRFQTGLLGLHQIENAGMALALLDTYCQETGRELASNDLVAQALKETRWPGRLEVVSKKPLMILDGAHNPHAIKALLATLQERFADYHKEILFTCIKTKALEDMLDLLGGMPDTELTLTHFDDSRATDESVLKETAKSRNLNYQSWQDFLEQKLTDKNEEKQTVRIVTGSLYFLSQVRAYLMERKNENGYTKD
- the folE gene encoding GTP cyclohydrolase I FolE, coding for MDTQKIETAVKMIIEAVGEDANREGLQETPARVARMYQEIFSGLGQTAEEHLSKSFEIIDDNMVVEKDIFFHTMCEHHFLPFYGRAHIAYIPDGRVAGLSKLARTVEVYSKKPQIQERLNIEVADALMDYLGAKGAFVVIEAEHMCMSMRGVRKPGTATLTTVARGVFETDKDLRDQAYRLMGL
- the folK gene encoding 2-amino-4-hydroxy-6-hydroxymethyldihydropteridine diphosphokinase; the encoded protein is MDQLQIKDLEIFAYHGLFPSEKELGQKFVISASLSYDMTKAATELDLTASVHYGELCQQWTTWFQESTEDLIETVAYKLVERTFETYPLVQEIELELKKPWAPVHLPLDTCSVTIHRRKQRAFIALGSNMGDKEANLEQAIDKLRAHGIHILKESSVLTTEPWGGVEQDNFANQVIEVETWLPAPVLLETLLSIEAEMGRVREVHWGPRLIDLDLLFVEDQVIYTDELILPHPYIAERLFVLEPLVEIAPHFIHPILKQPIRYLVDQLEQGNA
- a CDS encoding DUF308 domain-containing protein, translating into MPKLSETYSKWKSIGEGLLAIVLGLLLIRFGQVIPRMGYQLLMGYFSLSAVWHLLTRWFQDKKRRENIFVTLGKLVVAVLVFDSIILQDLALYLLVFIIASYQLFTGIISLVTWSLYRKNAIHPRLHHLFDAVWMIGFGLYSISPFHDAANFELLLLGFYLLMLGASSLRDGFFFERIENNPKLKRRMRMTLPIFVTALIPISTLRKLNEWLANHESQEGEVHSERKNDQTVDLEIFVHTSETSFFLAMGHVDICYQGTVISYGSYDPHSERLFGMVGDGVLFKANREKYIELCKRESQKTLFAYGLSLTDQQKTAIQARLAEIEDLLIPWEPSSQLMKRREGEVKHTYSYQLKEEADATLYKFSSSEFKTYFVLSTNCVLLADSIVGKAGTDILSPQGFIVPGTYQDYLDLEYTKPNGLVVSRSIY
- a CDS encoding DUF960 domain-containing protein translates to MAFTNTQRRSASFGVVTSLPDDVIDSLWYIIDHFLKNVFELEEELEFQLLNNKGTITFHFSSQHLPTSIDFDFNHPFDPLYPPRVLVLDLDGRETILLPEENDLF
- the ccpA gene encoding catabolite control protein A, with the translated sequence MNTDDTVTIYDVAREAGVSMATVSRVVNGNKNVKENTRKKVLEVIDRLDYRPNAVARGLASKKTTTVGVVIPNITNGYFSTLAKGIDDIAEMYKYNIVLANSDEDDEKEVSVVNTLFSKQVDGIIFMGYHLTEKIRSEFSRSRTPVVLAGTVDVEHQLPSVNIDYKQATIDAVSYLLKENEKIAFVSGPLVDDINGKVRLIGYKEALKKAGHSYSEGLVFESKYSYDDGYALAERLISSQATAAVVTGDELAAGVLNGLADHGVSVPEEFEIITTDDSQIARFTRPNLTTIAQPLYDLGAISMRMLTKIMHKEELEEREVLLPHGLTERRSTRKRK
- a CDS encoding asparaginase — its product is MPKKILVLHTGGTISMQADATGAVVTSQENPMNHVSNPLEGIEVHALDFFNLPSPHIKPKHMLALYHKIKEEADNYDGVVITHGTDTLEETAYFLDTMKIPPIPIVLTGAMRSSNELGSDGVYNYLSALRVASDDKAADKGVLVVMNDEIHAAKYVTKTHTTNVSTFQTPTHGPLGLIMKQEILYFKTAEPRVRFDLEHIQGLVPIISAYAGMTDELIDMLDLEQLDGLVIQAFGAGNVPKETAQKLENLLQKGIPVALVSRCFNGIAEPVYAYQGGGVQLQRAGVFFVKELNAQKARLKLLIALNAGLKGQALKDYMEG